A section of the Luteolibacter flavescens genome encodes:
- a CDS encoding efflux RND transporter periplasmic adaptor subunit: MKASHWIGSLVLIGAVAGTGFGLAAWKKADIEESMAEAAMMPEQMEAVIVRPAREVEHRRTTTAVGTVLALRSVTLKNELAGTVERVELTPGKVIDAGTELVALDVSVEEAELKAQQAQAALAEATLRRVESLVSSSATSKKDLDQAKAEHDVALAQMERTKAMIARKIIRAPFRARIGLSDVHPGQYLVEGTELTTLQGVDEAAHVDFTVTQNVAAGLREGDIVEVVGLNKDAPVQATIVALDARIDRATRNAHIRAKVADASKIPSPGASVQVRVPVGETRKVVAIPVSALRRGPEGDHVFTVAPDKEGKPRASMRLVKSGAVLGDEVIVESGLAAGDPVASSGSFKLREGVLVADAGNAPKQGQ, translated from the coding sequence ATGAAGGCATCCCATTGGATCGGGTCACTCGTGCTGATCGGCGCGGTGGCAGGCACCGGCTTCGGCCTCGCTGCTTGGAAGAAGGCGGACATCGAAGAATCCATGGCCGAGGCAGCGATGATGCCGGAGCAGATGGAGGCGGTGATCGTGCGACCCGCCCGCGAGGTCGAGCACCGGCGGACCACCACTGCCGTCGGCACCGTGCTGGCGCTGCGCTCCGTTACCCTGAAGAATGAACTCGCTGGCACCGTCGAGCGCGTCGAGCTGACGCCCGGCAAGGTGATCGACGCAGGCACCGAACTCGTTGCGCTGGACGTCTCGGTGGAAGAGGCCGAGCTGAAAGCGCAGCAGGCCCAGGCCGCGCTCGCCGAGGCTACGCTGCGCCGTGTCGAGTCGCTCGTGTCCAGCAGCGCGACTTCCAAGAAGGATCTCGATCAGGCGAAGGCGGAGCACGATGTGGCACTCGCCCAGATGGAGCGGACGAAGGCGATGATCGCCCGCAAGATTATCCGCGCGCCTTTCCGCGCCCGCATCGGTCTTTCGGACGTGCATCCCGGCCAGTATCTGGTGGAGGGCACGGAATTGACCACGCTGCAGGGCGTGGACGAGGCCGCGCACGTGGACTTCACGGTCACGCAAAACGTCGCCGCAGGACTTCGCGAGGGGGATATCGTCGAGGTCGTTGGCCTCAACAAGGACGCACCCGTGCAAGCCACCATCGTGGCGCTCGACGCCCGCATCGACCGCGCGACGCGCAACGCCCACATCCGCGCGAAGGTGGCGGATGCTTCCAAGATCCCATCGCCGGGCGCGTCCGTCCAGGTGCGTGTCCCCGTGGGAGAGACGCGGAAGGTCGTCGCCATTCCCGTCAGTGCGCTGCGCCGCGGTCCGGAGGGAGATCACGTCTTCACCGTCGCCCCCGACAAGGAGGGCAAGCCCCGCGCCTCGATGCGCCTCGTGAAAAGCGGGGCCGTGCTCGGCGACGAGGTCATCGTCGAGAGCGGACTTGCCGCGGGTGATCCCGTCGCATCCTCTGGCTCCTTCAAGCTGCGCGAAGGCGTGCTCGTCGCCGACGCAGGCAATGCGCCCAAGCAGGGCCAATAA
- a CDS encoding TetR/AcrR family transcriptional regulator — MGKLTSSSPRDLLLDAAETVAAREGVSKLTFDAVAAEAGVSKGGLLHYFTNKEQLIEAMVRRAADGWRHHFTTSYENAEPGPGRMVRGLLQGCFTDAQSWTEELRRSFSSVFAALAMNPELVKPMQEAYQELYAYLQADGLPDGVAETLATAIDGLWLYWVLRLRPVCQADLDRMRAVLEGALGRAIERSKNGEPETTTHQKP; from the coding sequence ATGGGAAAGCTCACCTCATCATCGCCCCGGGACCTCCTTCTCGACGCGGCAGAAACCGTGGCGGCGCGTGAAGGTGTGTCGAAGCTCACCTTCGATGCGGTGGCCGCCGAGGCGGGCGTCAGCAAGGGCGGGCTGCTCCATTATTTCACGAACAAGGAGCAACTCATCGAGGCCATGGTCCGCCGCGCCGCGGACGGCTGGCGGCACCACTTCACCACATCCTACGAGAATGCCGAACCGGGTCCGGGCCGCATGGTCCGCGGGCTCTTGCAGGGGTGCTTCACCGATGCCCAGTCCTGGACCGAGGAACTCCGCCGCTCCTTTTCATCCGTCTTCGCCGCGCTTGCGATGAACCCGGAACTGGTGAAGCCGATGCAGGAGGCCTACCAGGAACTCTACGCCTACCTGCAGGCGGACGGCCTGCCCGACGGCGTGGCCGAGACCCTTGCGACCGCGATCGACGGCCTGTGGCTGTACTGGGTGCTGCGACTGCGCCCGGTATGCCAGGCGGACCTCGACCGCATGCGCGCCGTGCTGGAGGGCGCACTTGGCCGCGCCATCGAACGTTCCAAGAACGGCGAACCTGAAACGACTACTCATCAGAAACCATGA